In the genome of Mucilaginibacter terrenus, one region contains:
- a CDS encoding SAM-dependent methyltransferase → MSYGTLFLIPVPLADDAAAKSFTPYLVNTINSIKEYIVENEKTARRFLKEAGLKTPQSELIIHDYGKHHRESPNMAELFKGLLAGTDVGLMSEAGCPGIADPGADIVAEAHRKGITVVPLVGPSSILLALMASGFNGQSFTFHGYLPINKTDRNQKIKELESATEKAKQTQLFIETPFRNDSMLDDVLKTCKPQTKLCIACDITAATEFIKTKTIAAWKKEVPDLRKRPAIFLLFHG, encoded by the coding sequence ATGAGTTACGGAACGCTTTTTTTAATACCTGTACCACTTGCCGATGATGCCGCGGCTAAGTCATTCACGCCCTATCTTGTTAATACGATTAACAGCATTAAAGAGTATATTGTTGAGAACGAAAAAACAGCAAGGCGTTTTTTAAAGGAAGCCGGGCTTAAAACGCCGCAGAGCGAACTGATCATTCACGACTATGGCAAACACCACCGTGAAAGCCCTAACATGGCAGAGCTGTTTAAAGGCCTGCTGGCAGGCACAGATGTGGGCCTGATGAGTGAGGCAGGCTGTCCCGGCATAGCCGACCCTGGCGCCGATATAGTTGCTGAAGCACACCGCAAGGGCATTACCGTAGTACCGCTGGTTGGGCCAAGCTCTATTTTGCTAGCGCTGATGGCATCGGGCTTTAACGGACAAAGCTTTACCTTTCACGGTTATTTGCCCATAAATAAAACTGACCGCAATCAAAAGATCAAAGAGCTGGAAAGCGCTACAGAAAAAGCCAAGCAAACGCAGTTGTTTATTGAGACACCTTTCCGTAACGACAGCATGCTGGATGATGTGCTGAAAACCTGCAAGCCGCAAACAAAATTGTGTATCGCCTGTGATATTACAGCAGCTACCGAATTCATCAAAACAAAAACCATTGCTGCCTGGAAAAAAGAAGTGCCCGACTTACGTAAGCGTCCGGCTATCTTCCTGCTCTTTCATGGATAA
- a CDS encoding DUF481 domain-containing protein encodes MTKADVCRGRASKVLIMALFIFWCPAVYAQFNDSTYYHAILASTGSINKTNNDRAYLLNNSFGFGVKKKSIVLNSSSTWIYGKQNRELTNNDFSSSLNFDLYKTFPHFYYWGLVNYNTSYSLGINNQFLAGAGIAYKIIDKKDLYLNLSDGILYDKSNLLADLIYHTYRNSLRLQFHLQLKDLLTFDESSFLQSSLSNGDDYIIRSTTTLGIKLRKWISLTTSLNYNKMNITRSDNLNFTYGLTLDKYF; translated from the coding sequence ATGACTAAAGCAGACGTATGCAGGGGCCGGGCAAGTAAGGTGTTGATAATGGCTCTGTTCATTTTTTGGTGCCCTGCGGTTTATGCCCAATTCAACGATTCCACCTACTATCACGCTATTCTGGCTTCTACAGGTTCTATCAACAAAACCAATAACGACAGAGCCTACCTGCTTAATAATTCCTTTGGTTTCGGCGTAAAAAAGAAAAGCATCGTCTTAAACTCAAGCAGCACCTGGATTTATGGCAAACAAAACAGGGAGCTTACCAACAACGATTTCTCTTCGTCCTTAAACTTCGACCTGTACAAAACCTTTCCGCATTTCTACTACTGGGGGCTGGTTAACTATAATACAAGCTACTCGTTAGGCATTAACAACCAGTTTTTAGCAGGGGCAGGTATTGCCTATAAGATTATAGACAAGAAAGACCTCTATCTTAACCTAAGCGACGGTATCCTGTACGATAAAAGCAATTTGCTTGCAGACCTGATCTACCACACTTACCGCAATTCGCTCCGGCTGCAGTTTCACCTACAGCTTAAAGACTTGCTCACCTTTGATGAAAGCAGTTTCCTGCAAAGCTCACTGTCCAATGGCGACGATTACATCATACGGTCCACCACTACGCTGGGCATTAAGCTGCGTAAATGGATAAGCCTGACCACATCGCTCAACTATAATAAAATGAACATTACGCGGAGTGATAACCTCAACTTCACCTACGGGCTCACACTGGACAAGTATTTCTAG
- a CDS encoding SDR family oxidoreductase — MRVFVTGASGFVGSAVVQELIAAGHQVLGLARSDASAQALIAAGADAHRGDIDDLESLKQGAAQCDGVIHTAFNHDFSKYKANCEADRHIIIAMGSVLEGSQRPLIVTSGTALVAGNGIATEDSKPAVTSDIIPRLASDEAAAVVAARGVNVSVVRLSPSVHGDGDHGFVPTLINIAREKGIVAYVNEGANRWPAVHRLDAARLYRLALEKGAANAIYHGAAEEGVPMREIAEVISKHLNVPAVSQTPEEAAAHFDWIAHFVAIDNPTSFQKTKHTLGWEPTHVSLLEDLENGTYFQS, encoded by the coding sequence ATGCGAGTATTTGTAACCGGCGCTTCGGGCTTTGTAGGCTCAGCCGTTGTTCAGGAACTTATAGCGGCAGGGCACCAGGTACTTGGCCTTGCCCGTTCAGATGCCTCTGCACAGGCGCTTATTGCAGCGGGCGCAGATGCGCACCGGGGAGACATCGATGACCTGGAAAGCCTAAAACAAGGGGCAGCACAATGCGATGGCGTTATCCACACCGCTTTCAATCACGATTTTTCTAAGTACAAGGCCAATTGCGAGGCCGACCGCCACATCATCATTGCCATGGGCTCGGTATTAGAGGGTTCACAACGCCCACTTATTGTTACATCAGGTACCGCTTTAGTAGCAGGCAACGGTATTGCTACGGAAGACAGCAAGCCGGCGGTTACTTCTGACATCATCCCGCGCCTTGCTTCTGATGAAGCTGCCGCGGTAGTAGCGGCACGCGGCGTAAACGTATCAGTAGTGCGCTTGTCGCCATCTGTACACGGCGATGGCGACCACGGATTTGTACCTACGCTTATTAATATTGCCAGGGAAAAAGGTATTGTAGCCTATGTTAACGAGGGCGCTAACCGCTGGCCGGCTGTGCACCGCCTTGATGCTGCCCGTTTATACCGGCTGGCGCTGGAAAAAGGCGCTGCCAATGCAATATATCATGGTGCTGCTGAAGAAGGTGTACCCATGCGTGAAATAGCGGAGGTTATAAGCAAACACCTTAACGTGCCTGCGGTATCGCAAACACCCGAAGAAGCCGCGGCGCATTTCGACTGGATAGCACACTTTGTTGCTATTGACAACCCTACTTCGTTCCAGAAAACAAAACATACATTGGGTTGGGAGCCTACCCATGTATCATTGTTAGAAGACTTGGAAAACGGAACGTATTTTCAAAGTTAA
- a CDS encoding pyridoxal phosphate-dependent aminotransferase encodes MKVSILAQNLSGSEIIKIAGEINELKKQGQNIANLTIGDFDSNIYPIPAELKDGIVNAYNQNQTNYPPADGILNLRESVFGFLKSRMCLEYAANQILISGGSRPLIYSAYLALVDPGDWVVFPAPSWNNNHYCDLTGAEPIIVETRAENNFMPTAEELRPHLKGATLLALCSPLNPTGTMFSRKDLEEICDLVIEENKSRSADQKPLYLLYDQIYSQLTFGEHEHYNPVTLRPELKDYTVFVDGGSKCFAATGVRVGWGFGPAAIINNMKAIVGHMGAWAPKAEQVAMAEYLKDEASVDTYLEQLKSNIQASLNTLHQGFQQMKAEGLNVDSIEPMGAIYLTIKVDCIGKTTPHGTVLNNSADVNFYLIKEAGAAFVPFSAFGTGEDVAWFRASVGASTLQDIEALLPRVKAALQKLS; translated from the coding sequence ATGAAAGTATCCATATTGGCGCAGAATTTAAGCGGCTCAGAGATCATAAAGATAGCAGGCGAGATAAACGAACTCAAAAAACAGGGCCAGAACATTGCTAACCTAACTATAGGTGATTTTGACTCCAATATCTACCCTATTCCTGCCGAACTAAAGGATGGTATTGTTAATGCCTATAATCAAAACCAAACCAACTACCCTCCTGCAGATGGCATCTTGAACCTGCGCGAAAGCGTTTTCGGCTTTCTAAAAAGCCGTATGTGCCTGGAGTATGCTGCCAACCAAATACTAATCTCAGGTGGTTCAAGGCCACTCATCTATTCGGCATATTTAGCATTGGTTGATCCCGGTGACTGGGTGGTTTTCCCGGCACCATCATGGAACAATAACCACTATTGTGATCTTACCGGCGCCGAACCCATCATTGTAGAAACACGTGCCGAAAACAACTTCATGCCTACCGCAGAAGAGTTAAGGCCGCACTTAAAAGGTGCTACACTGCTCGCACTTTGCTCGCCGTTAAACCCAACGGGTACCATGTTCAGCAGGAAAGACCTGGAGGAAATTTGTGATCTGGTGATTGAAGAAAACAAAAGCCGTTCAGCAGATCAAAAACCATTGTATTTACTGTACGATCAGATATACTCTCAGCTAACGTTTGGTGAGCACGAGCATTACAACCCGGTAACACTCCGCCCGGAACTTAAGGATTATACTGTTTTTGTTGACGGCGGTTCTAAATGCTTTGCAGCTACCGGTGTACGTGTTGGCTGGGGATTTGGCCCTGCAGCTATCATCAATAATATGAAAGCTATTGTAGGTCACATGGGTGCCTGGGCACCTAAAGCCGAACAGGTAGCTATGGCGGAATACCTGAAAGACGAAGCATCAGTAGACACCTATCTGGAGCAGCTAAAGTCCAACATACAGGCGAGCTTAAACACACTGCACCAGGGTTTTCAGCAAATGAAGGCCGAAGGTTTAAACGTTGACTCCATTGAGCCTATGGGTGCCATTTATCTTACCATCAAAGTTGACTGCATCGGTAAAACCACACCGCATGGCACTGTTCTGAACAATTCAGCAGATGTAAACTTCTACCTTATCAAAGAAGCCGGTGCAGCGTTCGTACCGTTTTCAGCTTTTGGTACAGGTGAAGATGTTGCCTGGTTCAGAGCATCTGTGGGTGCAAGTACTCTGCAGGATATTGAGGCTTTATTGCCAAGGGTTAAAGCTGCTTTGCAAAAGCTAAGCTAA
- a CDS encoding isopenicillin N synthase family dioxygenase, with translation MSTVNIPRLDLNTYINGSAEEKKQFSDAIGKAFNETGFVTITNHGLSKELIDKLYEQVKALFALPEETKLQYEVPELAGQRGYTGKNKETAKGFKVPDLKEFWQIGQFLPDDAPEKASYPDNMQVKELPDFNTITEEVYKKLEAAGKHLLRAIAVYLGLSENYFDDKVEHGNSILRTLHYFPITDPDSLPDDAVRAGAHEDINLITLLIGASADGLELLTRDNTWFPVTAFGEDLVVNVGDMLQRLTNNKLKSTTHRVVNPPREQMKNSRFSVPFFLHPKSGMDLTCLPSTIDANHPKMYEDITAGEYLDERLREIGLKK, from the coding sequence ATGAGTACTGTAAACATTCCGCGCCTTGATCTGAACACCTACATCAACGGCTCTGCCGAAGAAAAGAAACAATTTTCTGATGCTATTGGCAAAGCCTTTAATGAAACCGGCTTTGTTACCATCACCAACCATGGCTTAAGCAAAGAGCTGATCGATAAATTGTACGAGCAGGTTAAAGCGTTATTTGCCTTACCCGAGGAAACTAAATTGCAGTATGAAGTACCAGAACTGGCAGGACAGCGCGGCTATACCGGTAAAAACAAAGAGACCGCTAAGGGCTTTAAAGTGCCTGATTTGAAAGAGTTTTGGCAGATAGGCCAGTTTTTGCCCGATGATGCTCCTGAAAAGGCAAGCTACCCGGATAATATGCAGGTGAAAGAATTACCTGATTTTAATACGATTACCGAAGAGGTTTATAAAAAGCTGGAAGCAGCAGGCAAGCACCTGTTGCGTGCTATTGCGGTGTACCTGGGTTTAAGCGAGAATTACTTTGATGATAAGGTGGAGCACGGCAACTCGATATTGCGTACGCTGCACTACTTCCCAATAACAGATCCGGATAGCCTGCCCGATGATGCCGTACGCGCCGGAGCGCACGAGGATATAAACCTCATAACCTTATTGATAGGTGCAAGTGCCGACGGGCTGGAGCTGCTTACCCGCGATAATACCTGGTTTCCGGTTACTGCCTTTGGCGAGGACTTGGTAGTGAACGTTGGCGATATGCTGCAAAGGCTCACTAACAACAAGCTAAAATCTACCACGCACAGGGTGGTGAACCCGCCACGCGAGCAGATGAAGAATTCGAGATTTTCTGTTCCGTTTTTCCTGCACCCAAAATCAGGTATGGACCTTACCTGCCTACCGTCGACAATTGATGCCAACCACCCAAAAATGTACGAAGATATTACTGCCGGCGAATACCTTGACGAGCGCCTGAGGGAGATAGGATTAAAGAAGTAA
- a CDS encoding DUF6600 domain-containing protein yields MKYLNKLLGLGIVALALSSCSPAVTMAQDDEYQTQNNGYISNQEFYDELSPYGTWVNDARYGDVWVPDVDQDFRPYATNGHWVYTEYGNTWVSDYDWGWAAFHYGRWTYDDYYGWEWIPGNEWAPAWVDWRESEGYYGWAPLTPQVSFDLAYSSNYYIPDNYWSFAPYAYINSPNVYNYCVPYTRVRTIYARSSYIHDTYRYNNRQFFSGPRREDIQRRTNRPVRMYNVTNVNRPGSTVINNNSVNFYRPNIRTNGNARPTRVVDGAAYRQQNPGQRIGRNDGRFGAVTQGQNAQRLANDARSNNPDSRYVRINNDRRGMASPGNINRPGMNNGNGQQGGTYRNSRPGDNTNNQQTDQQRQQQQQAREQQRQQWQQQRQQQGGQLTDEQRQQQQQQTQQWRQQREQQRQQQGQQGQPGQQTDQQRQQQQQAREQQRQQWQQQRQQQGGQVTDEQRQQQQQQRQQWQQQRQQQRQQQGQQGQQQDQQRQQMQQQREQQRQQMQQQRDQMQQQQVQRQQQDQARQQQQEQQRQQMQQQREQQRQQQEQQRQQMQQQRDQQRQQQEQQRQQQDQQRQQQEQQRQQQDQQRQQQEQQRQQQQEQQRQQQEQQRQQQQQSQGQRPGRPGRP; encoded by the coding sequence ATGAAATACTTAAATAAATTACTGGGACTTGGCATTGTAGCGTTAGCGCTCTCTTCCTGCTCGCCTGCGGTTACCATGGCGCAGGACGATGAATACCAAACCCAAAATAACGGATATATATCTAACCAGGAATTTTACGATGAGCTATCGCCCTACGGCACATGGGTTAATGATGCCAGGTATGGCGATGTTTGGGTACCTGATGTAGACCAGGACTTTCGGCCGTATGCAACAAACGGGCATTGGGTGTATACCGAATATGGTAACACCTGGGTGTCTGACTATGACTGGGGCTGGGCAGCGTTCCACTACGGCCGCTGGACCTATGACGACTATTACGGCTGGGAATGGATACCGGGTAACGAATGGGCACCTGCCTGGGTAGACTGGCGCGAAAGCGAGGGCTACTATGGATGGGCACCGCTTACACCACAGGTAAGCTTTGATCTGGCTTATAGCAGTAACTATTATATACCAGACAATTACTGGTCGTTTGCACCGTACGCGTACATTAACTCCCCTAACGTATACAACTACTGTGTGCCTTATACCAGGGTACGTACCATATACGCACGCTCCAGCTATATACATGACACCTACAGGTACAATAACCGTCAGTTCTTTAGCGGGCCGCGCCGTGAGGATATACAACGCCGCACCAACAGGCCGGTACGTATGTACAATGTAACCAACGTTAACCGCCCTGGCAGTACTGTTATTAACAACAATTCGGTTAATTTTTACCGGCCTAACATCCGCACCAACGGCAATGCACGCCCAACACGAGTAGTGGACGGAGCAGCTTACCGCCAGCAGAATCCGGGTCAGCGTATTGGCCGGAACGACGGCCGCTTCGGAGCCGTAACACAGGGCCAGAACGCACAAAGGCTGGCAAACGACGCACGGTCTAACAACCCGGACAGCAGGTATGTCAGGATCAATAATGATCGCAGGGGAATGGCTAGCCCGGGCAACATAAACCGCCCCGGCATGAACAACGGTAACGGCCAGCAAGGGGGCACATACCGCAACAGCCGCCCGGGCGACAATACGAACAACCAGCAAACAGACCAGCAGCGCCAACAGCAACAACAGGCTCGTGAGCAACAGCGCCAACAATGGCAGCAGCAACGCCAGCAACAAGGCGGCCAGCTTACAGATGAACAGCGCCAGCAGCAGCAACAGCAAACACAACAATGGCGGCAGCAGCGCGAACAACAACGCCAGCAGCAGGGCCAGCAGGGACAGCCAGGCCAACAAACCGACCAGCAGCGCCAGCAACAGCAACAAGCGCGCGAGCAGCAGCGCCAGCAATGGCAGCAACAACGCCAGCAACAGGGTGGACAGGTAACGGACGAACAACGCCAGCAGCAACAACAGCAAAGGCAACAATGGCAGCAGCAGCGCCAACAACAACGCCAGCAGCAGGGGCAGCAAGGCCAGCAACAGGATCAACAACGCCAGCAAATGCAGCAACAACGCGAACAGCAAAGGCAGCAGATGCAACAACAGCGCGACCAAATGCAACAGCAGCAGGTACAACGCCAGCAGCAAGACCAAGCCCGCCAGCAACAACAGGAACAGCAAAGGCAGCAGATGCAACAACAGCGCGAGCAGCAAAGGCAGCAACAAGAGCAGCAACGCCAGCAGATGCAACAACAGCGTGACCAGCAACGCCAGCAGCAGGAGCAACAAAGGCAACAACAAGATCAACAACGCCAGCAGCAAGAGCAACAGCGTCAACAACAGGATCAGCAGCGCCAGCAACAAGAGCAGCAGAGGCAACAGCAGCAAGAGCAACAGCGCCAGCAACAGGAGCAGCAGCGCCAGCAACAACAACAGTCGCAAGGCCAGCGCCCGGGTCGTCCCGGCAGGCCGTAA
- a CDS encoding Crp/Fnr family transcriptional regulator: protein MKTHAELSESELELLYSRATERIVRKKEIILGKGEICRYKILVIKGLLRTYRTKEDGTEYIIQFSPENHWTTDPESYENRTPSNYIVDALEDSRILLWTKKDFDEFLSVMPELKLFSEKVKSASLSISRQRIFSAISSSAEEKYDEFISTHPGVFARVPLHMVASYLGLSRETLSRVRNAQVKR from the coding sequence ATGAAAACCCATGCCGAGCTTTCTGAAAGTGAGCTGGAGCTTTTGTATTCCCGTGCAACGGAACGCATTGTGCGTAAAAAGGAAATCATCCTGGGTAAAGGCGAGATCTGCCGCTATAAGATACTTGTAATTAAAGGGCTACTGCGTACCTATCGCACCAAAGAGGACGGTACGGAATACATCATACAGTTTTCACCCGAGAACCACTGGACCACCGATCCGGAAAGCTATGAAAACCGAACGCCATCAAACTATATTGTAGATGCGCTGGAAGACAGCCGTATTTTGCTGTGGACCAAAAAGGATTTTGACGAGTTTTTATCTGTAATGCCAGAGCTCAAGCTCTTTTCAGAAAAAGTTAAATCGGCCAGCCTTAGTATCAGCAGGCAGCGTATCTTCAGTGCCATCAGTTCATCTGCCGAAGAAAAATACGACGAATTCATCAGTACCCACCCCGGCGTATTTGCACGCGTACCTCTCCATATGGTAGCAAGTTACCTTGGTTTATCGCGCGAAACCTTAAGCCGCGTCCGCAACGCGCAAGTTAAACGGTAA
- a CDS encoding AI-2E family transporter, with translation MTTVNNFNQTLRILLLFVLVFGILYLGAPVFIPLTFGAILAMLLLPVCHWLQRRGVNNGIASLLSVICLLLLISGVIFLLETQLSDLLQDLSKIEKRVASLIEGVKSYIQNSFGISKAEQQKMIKEQQGGGMERVTGLITTLVGSFAGILIDAILVLVYTFLFIYFRAHFKAFILRLLSRSNRETAKDVLQNASSVTQSYLGGLGLMIVMLWVMYGIGFSIVGVKNAIFFAILCGILELVPFAGNVTGTSITVLMSLAQGGDSGTIAGILITYGCVQLLQTYILEPLVVGDRLNINPVFTILIIVVGEEVWGIAGMVVAVPLLGIFKIVCDNCEPLNDIGFLIGPPREKKSDEGNFLTRLFKKSS, from the coding sequence TTGACTACCGTAAACAACTTTAACCAAACGCTCCGCATTCTACTGCTCTTTGTATTGGTTTTTGGGATACTGTACTTGGGGGCGCCGGTATTTATACCGCTAACATTTGGTGCCATACTGGCTATGCTGCTGCTGCCTGTTTGCCATTGGCTGCAGCGCCGGGGTGTTAATAATGGTATAGCCTCTCTTTTAAGTGTTATCTGCCTGCTTTTGCTGATCAGCGGCGTGATTTTCCTGCTGGAAACACAGTTGAGTGACCTGTTGCAGGACCTCTCTAAAATTGAGAAACGGGTTGCATCTCTTATTGAAGGGGTAAAAAGCTACATTCAAAACAGCTTCGGCATATCCAAAGCCGAGCAGCAAAAGATGATAAAAGAGCAGCAGGGTGGCGGTATGGAACGTGTAACCGGGCTTATTACTACCCTTGTAGGTTCATTCGCCGGTATACTGATCGATGCGATACTGGTGCTGGTTTATACCTTTTTGTTCATTTACTTCCGTGCTCATTTTAAAGCGTTTATACTGCGCCTGCTAAGCCGCAGTAACCGCGAAACCGCAAAAGATGTACTGCAAAATGCAAGCTCGGTTACACAAAGTTACCTTGGCGGCTTGGGCCTCATGATTGTGATGTTGTGGGTAATGTACGGCATCGGCTTTTCTATTGTTGGCGTGAAGAATGCCATTTTCTTTGCTATTTTATGCGGTATACTGGAGCTGGTTCCGTTTGCCGGTAACGTTACAGGCACATCCATTACGGTGTTAATGTCACTTGCACAGGGTGGCGATTCCGGCACTATTGCTGGCATTCTCATCACCTATGGGTGCGTACAGCTGTTGCAGACCTATATACTGGAACCGTTAGTGGTGGGCGACAGGCTCAACATTAATCCCGTCTTTACCATTCTCATAATTGTCGTCGGCGAGGAAGTTTGGGGGATAGCCGGCATGGTGGTAGCCGTGCCTTTATTGGGCATCTTCAAGATCGTTTGCGACAACTGCGAGCCATTAAATGATATTGGTTTCCTGATTGGTCCGCCGCGGGAGAAAAAAAGCGATGAGGGGAACTTTCTTACCAGATTGTTTAAAAAGAGCAGCTAA
- a CDS encoding acyl-CoA desaturase, protein MIILIFFLCHWFFSLFFQTFFLHRYASHKMFTTNKFFERTFYVMTYVFQGSSFLNPRAYAIMHREHHAYSDTEKDPHSPHFFKDVFQMMWYTAISYKMHEKRLKDPEERFKGNYPEWKFLDYVGSSVISRLIFGGLYIAFYVQFATEWWMFLLLPIHLLMGPIHGAVVNWCGHKYGYANFDNNDKSKNTTPFDFLMLGELFQNNHHKRPNNANFGAKWFEIDPVYPVMKMMHWMRIIRLRKAYVS, encoded by the coding sequence GTGATCATACTGATTTTTTTCCTTTGCCACTGGTTCTTCTCGTTGTTCTTTCAAACATTTTTCCTGCACAGGTATGCCTCGCATAAAATGTTCACTACTAATAAGTTCTTCGAGCGCACCTTTTATGTAATGACTTATGTTTTCCAGGGGTCCTCATTTTTGAACCCACGTGCCTATGCAATTATGCACAGAGAGCACCACGCTTATAGTGACACCGAAAAAGACCCGCACTCACCGCATTTTTTTAAGGATGTTTTCCAGATGATGTGGTATACAGCAATCAGCTACAAAATGCATGAAAAAAGACTGAAAGACCCTGAGGAACGCTTCAAAGGAAATTATCCGGAATGGAAATTTCTGGACTATGTAGGATCTTCGGTTATATCACGTTTAATATTCGGTGGTTTGTACATCGCCTTTTACGTCCAATTTGCTACTGAATGGTGGATGTTCCTTTTGCTGCCTATCCATTTATTGATGGGTCCAATTCACGGAGCGGTTGTAAACTGGTGTGGTCACAAGTATGGCTATGCAAACTTTGATAATAACGACAAATCAAAAAACACAACACCTTTTGACTTTTTAATGCTCGGCGAGTTGTTCCAGAATAATCACCATAAGCGCCCGAACAACGCAAACTTCGGTGCTAAATGGTTCGAGATAGACCCGGTATATCCAGTAATGAAAATGATGCACTGGATGCGGATCATACGCCTGCGAAAAGCTTACGTCTCCTAG
- a CDS encoding ferritin-like domain-containing protein, whose translation METTEKSVEVLNDLIEINNDRVDGFTRASKDLGEGDADLKTVFESFAGDSRRFVQELSQAVGQIGGELETGNSVTGTIHRTWLDVKATFSGHDRKSILEECERGEDAIKKAYRDALTENNGLLPEHSHLLAQQQQLINEGHDTIKALRDAQV comes from the coding sequence ATGGAAACTACAGAAAAATCAGTTGAAGTACTAAATGACCTTATAGAGATTAATAATGACCGTGTAGATGGCTTTACCCGCGCGTCTAAAGACCTGGGTGAAGGCGATGCCGATCTGAAAACCGTATTTGAAAGCTTTGCAGGTGATAGCCGCCGTTTTGTACAGGAGCTTAGCCAGGCAGTTGGCCAAATTGGTGGCGAACTGGAAACCGGTAACTCAGTAACTGGTACAATCCACCGTACCTGGTTGGACGTGAAAGCTACTTTCAGCGGCCATGATCGTAAATCAATTCTTGAAGAATGCGAACGCGGCGAGGATGCTATCAAAAAAGCATACCGTGATGCATTAACAGAAAACAACGGCTTACTACCAGAGCACAGCCACTTGCTTGCACAACAGCAACAATTGATTAACGAAGGTCATGATACCATTAAGGCACTTCGCGACGCACAGGTATAA